Genomic segment of Limnohabitans sp. INBF002:
GTGCGGTGAAGCCCGCTTGGGTCGCCGAGCTTTGTAACTCAGCGTTGAGGCCGAGTTGAGCAAAGCTAACAGATGCAGGCTCTTGCGTCAGCGCAGCGGCCGTGGAATCGGCCGATGCAGACTGCGCCGCATCGCGCGGCGCGTGGGTGTTGTCAATGTTCAATGGGGGCGATCAATGACGGAAGTGGCGCACGCCGGTGAACACCATTGCCACGCCGCGCTCATTCGCCGCATCGATGACTTCCTGGTCGCGCATGGAGCCACCGGGCTGGGCCACGCAAGTGGCACCTGCGTCCACCACCACGTCGAGGCCATCGCGGAAGGGGAAGAAGGCGTCGCTGGCCACCACGGTGTTTTGCAGGCTCAGCTTGGCCGCTTCGGCCTTGATGCTGGCGATGCGGGCGGAGTCGAGGCGGCTCATTTGGCCTGCGCCCACGCCCATGGTCATGCCGTTTTTGCAGAACACGATAGCGTTCGACTTGACGAACTTGGCCACTTTCCAGGCGAACAGCAAATCATGCAGCTCTTCAGGGGTGGGCTGCTTGACGGTGACGATCTTCAAGTCAGCCAGCGCCAGCTCGTGGTTGTCGGCGCTTTGCAGCAGCAGGCCGGAGCCCACGCGCTTGGTTTCCAAAGCGTTGCGCACATCGCCGTAGTTGGCAGGCAAGGCGATTTTCATCAAGCGCACGTTGACTTTGCTCTTGAACACTTCCAACGCTTCGGCGCTGAAGTCAGGAGCCATCAGCACTTCGACGAATTGCTTGCTCACGGCTTCGGCAGCAGCCTTGTCCACGGGGCGGTTGAAGGCGATGATGCCGCCGAACGCGCTGGTGGGGTCGGTCTGGAAGGCCTTGCTGTAGGCCTCGAGCGGGTTCGCACCCACGGCCACACCGCAAGGGTTGGCGTGTTTGACGATGACGCAAGCTGAGGTGTCAAAGCTCTTCACGCATTCCCAAGCCGCATCGGCGTCGGCGATGTTGTTGTAGCTGAGTTCCTTGCCTTGCAGCTGGACACCGGTGGCGAGTGAGCCAGCAGCGGGTGCGAGGTCACGGTACCAAGCGGCTTGCTGGTGGCTGTTTTCGCCGTAACGCAGGTCTTGCACTTTGACGTATTGCTCGTTGAACTGGCCGCTGAACTGGGCGCGCTCGGGCACGTATTCTTCGCTCAGTTTTTCAGCTTCAAAGTTCACGCTGGAGAGGTAGTTGCTGATCGCGCCGTCGTATTGGCTGATGCGGTTGAACGCGGCCACCGACAGGGCAAAGCGCAGCTTGTCGCTCAACTTGCCGCTGGTTTTGAGTTCAGCAATCACATCCGCGTATTGGCTGGCGTCGGTGACGATGCCCACGTCTTTCCAATTTTTGGCGGCCGAGCGCACCATGGCGGGGCCGCCAATGTCGATGTTCTCAATCGCGTCGGCCAGCGTGCAACCGGGCTTGGCCACGGTAGCTTCAAACGGATACAAGTTAACGATGAGCAAATCAATCGTGTCGATGTTGTGCGCTTTCAAAGCAGCCATGTGCTCGGGCGTGTCGCGGCGCGCCAGCAAGCCGCCGTGCACTTTGGGGTGCAAGGTTTTCACACGGCCATCGAGCATTTCGGGAAAGCCTGTGACTTCGGCCACTTCGGTCACGGGCAAGCCTTGTTCGGCCAAGAGCTTGGCGGTGCCGCCGGTGGAGATCAGGCCCACGCCCAAGGCGTGCAGGTCACGCGCGAGTTCGACGATGCCGGTTTTGTCAGAGACGGAGATGAGTGCTTTCATTGGGGTGCAGTCTTATTTGATGAGTTTGTGATCGAGAAGTTTTTTGCGCAGCGTGTTGCGGTTGAGGCCCAGCCATTCGGCGGCGCGCGACTGGTTGTGGTCGGCCTGCTGCATCACCACTTCGAGCAGCGGTTTTTCAACCACGCGCACCATCATGTCGTGCATGTTGTCGGGCTCTGTGCCTTTGAGGTCGCGGAAATAGGTTTCGAGGCTGGCACGTACCACCTCTTCAATGTGTTTTTTACTCATGCAAAGCTAAGGGTTCTACTAATAAAACAGGTTCGGGCAAGCGCTCATGCGCCTGCGCCAGGTCATCGAAGAAGGTAGCCACGGCGCGGTGTTGCGACGCGCTGTCTTCTAGGGTGTTCATGTGTTGGCGAAACGCCTCGCCACCGGGCAAGCTGCGGATGTACCAAGCAATGTGTTTGCGGGCGCTGCGCACGCCGGTGCTCTCGCCATACAGGGCGTAGTGCTCGTCCAGGTGCGCCAGCAACAAGCGGCTCACCTCTTCCACCAAAGGCTGAGCCAAATG
This window contains:
- the purH gene encoding bifunctional phosphoribosylaminoimidazolecarboxamide formyltransferase/IMP cyclohydrolase; this translates as MKALISVSDKTGIVELARDLHALGVGLISTGGTAKLLAEQGLPVTEVAEVTGFPEMLDGRVKTLHPKVHGGLLARRDTPEHMAALKAHNIDTIDLLIVNLYPFEATVAKPGCTLADAIENIDIGGPAMVRSAAKNWKDVGIVTDASQYADVIAELKTSGKLSDKLRFALSVAAFNRISQYDGAISNYLSSVNFEAEKLSEEYVPERAQFSGQFNEQYVKVQDLRYGENSHQQAAWYRDLAPAAGSLATGVQLQGKELSYNNIADADAAWECVKSFDTSACVIVKHANPCGVAVGANPLEAYSKAFQTDPTSAFGGIIAFNRPVDKAAAEAVSKQFVEVLMAPDFSAEALEVFKSKVNVRLMKIALPANYGDVRNALETKRVGSGLLLQSADNHELALADLKIVTVKQPTPEELHDLLFAWKVAKFVKSNAIVFCKNGMTMGVGAGQMSRLDSARIASIKAEAAKLSLQNTVVASDAFFPFRDGLDVVVDAGATCVAQPGGSMRDQEVIDAANERGVAMVFTGVRHFRH
- a CDS encoding helix-turn-helix domain-containing protein, which translates into the protein MSKKHIEEVVRASLETYFRDLKGTEPDNMHDMMVRVVEKPLLEVVMQQADHNQSRAAEWLGLNRNTLRKKLLDHKLIK